The following coding sequences are from one Neurospora crassa OR74A linkage group I, whole genome shotgun sequence window:
- a CDS encoding nucleotide-sugar transporter: MSPPTQEGTSPTTLSVLSLDATSASSPSPTGDNTPHALPGTSSAFTSGIGTAGASGHATPTVSARRTGTGSYNLDISGDEDPHVTVDTVSVPVVLSTTPSATSTLKSKQHFDLAICAHDEAVKHTDATPYLNSDSFDIEMAPISGVGGGHRRRRSSLMNPVGASSSSRHRSPRPRSSAGKGIDFDEVKSVGEDTRVQEVAGRYDGPSDDDLSDEDLHIDEEAGLTGADKRRKSRKRSRNTQLDQRIARDRISEAEKLEADRAVLKNAVINVTLILLWYFFSLSISLYNKWMFDPKKLNFRFPLFTTATHMLVQFSLASIVLFFFPSLRPTNGHKSDLGQSRHEPERPVMTKWFYLTRIGPCGLATGLDIGLGNASLQFITLTFYTMCKSSSLAFVLLFAFLFRLESPTWRLVAIIATMTFGVVMMVAGEVEFKLGGFLLVISASFFSGFRWGLTQILLLRNPATSNPFSSIFFLAPVMFLSLISIAIPIEGFSALFAGLKVIAEEHGMLMAPLLIVFPGTIAFLMTASEFALLKRTSVVTLSIAGIFKEAVTISAAAIVFGDTMTVINVMGLLVTLAAIAMYNYLKISKMRQDAQNNVHRAHMVGGDSGSGSSSSASTSRSGSRSGSGGSSSERDGEGEDVEDEGRGFLDGAVAETLFTADGDVIKRSPDLPATRDRGRSADQTHRAD, encoded by the exons ATGTCTCCTCCCACCCAAGAAGGAACATCACCGACGACGCTCTCCGTGCTCTCCCTCGACGCAACCTCTGCctcatccccatcaccaaccggCGATAACACCCCACACGCCCTCCCAGGAACATCCTCAGCCTTCACAAGCGGCATCGGCACCGCGGGTGCAAGTGGACACGCGACACCCACAGTCTCTGCACGACGCACAGGTACAGGGTCCTACAATCTCGACATCAGCGGAGACGAAGACCCACACGTTACCGTTGACACCGTTTCCGTCCCTGTGGTCCTGAGTACCACTCCATCTGCAACCTCGACCCTGAAAAGTAAACAACACTTTGACCTAGCGATATGTGCCCACGACGAAGCTGTTAAACACACAGACGCAACACCATATCTCAACTCGGACTCTTTCGACATCGAAATGGCTCCCATCAGTGGAGTAGGGGGCGGCCACCGACGCCGGAGAAGCAGTCTTATGAATCCCGTTGGCGcatccagcagcagcagacacCGATCTCCGAGGCCACGATCATCGGCAGGAAAGGGAATCGATTTCGACGAGGTCAAATCGGTTGGGGAGGATACAAGGGTGCAGGAAGTTGCGGGACGCTATGACGGACCTAGCGATGACGACTTATCGGACGAGGACCTCCATATCGACGAAGAGGCCGGCTTGACAGGTGCGGACAAACGGAGGAAGAGCCGCAAGAGAAGTCGCAACACCCAGCTTGACCAGAGGATAGCGAGGGACAGGATCTCGGAAGCAGAGAAGCTAGAGGCGGACAGGGCGGTGCTCAAGAATGCTGTCATTAACGTGACACTGATTCTCCTCTGGTACTTCTTCTCATTAAGCATATCCTTG TATAACAAATGGATGTTTGACCCAAAGAAGCTCAATTTCCGATTCCCGTTATTTACCACCGCTACACACATGCTCGTGCAGTTCTCCTTGGCATCCATcgtcttgttcttctttccctcgcTACGACCAACAAATGGGCATAAGTCGGATCTGGGCCAGTCGAGGCATGAACCGGAACGGCCTGTCATGACCAAGTGGTTCTACCTCACCAGGATCGGTCCCTGCGGATTGGCGACCGGCCTCGATATCGGGCTGGGCAATGCTTCGTTACAATTCATTACCCTCACCTTCTACA CCATGTGTAAATCCTCCTCGCTAGCctttgtcctcctcttcgccttTCTCTTCCGACTCGAATCACCCACATGGCGACTAGTAGCCATCATCGCAACCATGACCTTCGGCGTCGTGATGATGGTCGCCGGCGAGGTCGAGTTCAAGCTAGgcggcttcctcctcgtcatctccgCGTCGTTCTTCTCTGGCTTCCGCTGGGGTCTGACCCAGATCCTGCTTCTCCGCAACCCGGCCACGTCCAACCCATTCTCCAGCATCTTTTTCCTCGCCCCCGTCATGTTCCTCAGCCTGATTTCCATCGCCATTCCCATCGAAGGATTTTCGGCTTTGTTTGCCGGCTTGAAGGTCATCGCCGAGGAACACGGCATGCTCATGGCGCCCTTGCTCATCGTCTTCCCCGGAACCATCGCCTTCCTGATGACCGCATCCGAGTTCGCTCTGCTGAAGCGTACCTCGGTCGTCACCCTGTCCATTGCTGGAATCTTCAAGGAGGCAGTCACCATCTCAGCCGCGGCCATTGTCTTTGGCGACACCATGACGGTCATCAACGTCATGGGCTTGCTCGTCACTTTGGCCGCCATAGCCATGTACAACTACCTCAAGATCTCCAAGATGCGTCAGGATGCGCAGAACAACGTCCACAGGGCTCACATGGTCGGCGGTGACAGTGGCAGCGGGTCTTCGTCTTCTGCCTCTACCAGCCGCAGTGGAAGCAGGAGTGGAAGCggaggcagcagcagtgagagagacggagagggcgaggatgtcgaggacGAGGGCAGGGGATTTCTTGACGGTGCTGTAGCGGAGACGCTGTTCACTGCGGATGGGGATGTGATCAAGCGAAGCCCGGATTTGCCTGCCACGAGGGACAGGGGGCGGTCGGCGGACCAGACGCATAGGGCTGACTAG
- a CDS encoding 40S ribosomal protein S11, translated as MATELTVQSERAFQKQPHIFLNSKTKVKSARPGKGGRRWYKDVGLGFRTPAAAIEGQYIDKKCPFTGQVSIRGRILSGTVVSTKMHRTIIIRREYLHFIPKYNRYEKRHKNLAAHVSPAFRVEEGDKVTVGQCRPLSKTVRFNVLRVLPRTGKSVKKFAKF; from the exons ATGGCTACCGAACTGACCGTGCAGAGCGAGCGCGCTTTCCAGAAGCAGCCTCACA TCTTCCTCAACAGCAAGACCAAGGTCAAGTCTGCCCGTCCGGGTAAGGGTGGCCGGAGATGGTACAAGGACGTCGGCCTGGGTTTCCGTACCCCCGCTGCCGCCATTGAGGGCCAGTACATCG ACAAGAAGTGCCCCTTCACCGGCCAGGTCTCCATCCGCGGCCGTATCTTGTCCGGTACCGTCGTTTCCACCAAGATGCAccgcaccatcatcatccgtcGCGAGTACCTTCACTTCATCCCCAAGTACAACCGTTACGAGAAGCGCCACAAGAACCTCGCCGCCCACGTCTCCCCCGCTTTCCGTGTTGAGGAGGGTGACAAGGTTACTGTTGGCCAGTGCCGTCCCCTTTCCAAGACT GTCCGCTTCAACGTTCTCCGCGTCCTTCCCCGCACCGGCAAGTCCGTCAAGAAGTTCGCCAAGTTCTAA
- the ppm-2 gene encoding 6-phosphogluconate dehydrogenase, translated as MSGPVADIGLIGLAVMGQNLILNMADHGFTVCAFNRTVSKVDHFLANEAKGKSIVGAKSTEEFVSKLKSPRRIMLLVQAGKPVDDWIETLLPLLEKGDIIIDGGNSHFPDSNRRTKYLASKGLHFVGSGVSGGEEGARYGPSLMPGGDEAAWPHIKDIFQSIAAKSDGEACCEWVGDEGAGHYVKMVHNGIEYGDMQLICEAYDIMKRGLGLSHKEMGDVFAKWNKGVLDSFLIEITRDIMYFTDDDGTPLVEKILDKAGQKGTGKWTAVNALDLGMPVTLIAEAVLARCLSGIKEERVKASTKLEFVGRANKFEGDKEQFLEDLEQALYASKIISYAQGFMLMQEAAKEYNWKLNKPSIALMWRGGCIIRSVFLKDITAAYRKNPDLENLLFDDFFNKAIHKAQPGWRDVVAKAALLGLPTPAFSTALSWFDGYRTKDLPANLLQAQRDYFGAHTFLVKPEYANEKYPEGKYIHVNWTGRGGNVSASTYQA; from the exons ATGTCTGGACCTGT CGCTGATATCGGCCTCATCGGCCTGGCCGTCAT GGGTCAGAATTTGATCCTCAACATGGCCGACCATGGCTTCACCGTCTGCGCCTTCAACCGTACCGTTTCCAAGGTCGACCACTTCCTTGCCAACGAGGCCAAGGGCAAGTCGATCGTTGGTGCCAAGTCCACCGAGGAGTTCGTCTCCAAGCTCAAGTCCCCCCGCCGCATCATGCTCCTCGTCCAGGCCGGCAAGCCCGTCGATGACTGGATCGAGACtcttctccccctcctcgaGAAGGGCGACATCATCATTGATGGCGGTAACTCTCACTTCCCCGACAGCAACCGCAGGACAAAGTACCTTGCCTCCAAGGGCCTCCACTTCGTTGGTTCCGGTGTCtctggtggtgaggagggtgCCCGCTACGGCCCTTCGCTGATGCCCGGTGGTGACGAGGCTGCCTGGCCCCACATCAAGGACATCTTCCAGTCCATTGCTGCCAAGAGCGATGGCGAGGCCTGCTGCGagtgggtcggtgacgaggGCGCTGGCCACTACGTCAAGATGGTCCACAACGGCATTGAGTACGGTGACATGCAGCTCATCTGCGAG GCCTACGACATTATGAAGCGCGGTCTCGGCCTCTCCCACAAGGAGATGGGCGATGTGTTTGCCAAGTGGAACAAGGGCGTTCTCGACTCGTTCCTGATTGAGATCACCAGGGATATCATGTACTTCACCGACGATGATGGCACTCCTCTCGTCGAGAAGATTCTCGACAAGGCTGGCCAGAAGGGTACCGGCAAGTGGACTGCTGTCAACGCCCTTGACCTGGGCATGCCTGTCACCCTCATCGCCGAGGCTGTCCTTGCTCGTTGCCTGTCTGGCATCAAGGAGGAGCGTGTCAAGGCCTCCACCAAGCTCGAGTTTGTTGGCCGTGCCAACAAGTTCGAGGGTGATAAGGAGCAGTTCTTGGAGGACCTCGAGCAGGCTCTCTATGCTTCCAAGATCATCTCTTATGCCCAGGGCTTCATGCTCATGCAGGAG GCTGCTAAGGAGTACAACTGGAAGCTCAACAAGCCTTCCATTGCCCTCATGTGGCGCGGTGGTTGCATTATCCGCTCCGTCTTCCTGAAGGACATCACCGCTGCTTACCGCAAGAACCCCGACCTCGAGAACCTTTTGTTCGACGACTTCTTCAACAAGGCCATCCACAAGGCCCAGCCCGGCTGGCGTGACGTCGTTGCCAAGGCTGCTCTCCTTGGTCTTCCCACTCCCGCTTTCTCCACTGCTCTGTCGTGGTTCGATGGCTATCGCACCAAGGACCTCCCCGCGAACCTGCTCCAGGCTCAGCGCGACTACTTCGGCGCCCACACCTTCTTGGTCAAGCCCGAGTACGCCAACGAGAAGTACCCCGAGGGCAAGTACATCCACGTCAACTGGACTGGCCGCGGCGGCAACGTTTCCGCTTCCACCTACCAGGCGTAA
- a CDS encoding bromodomain associated domain-containing protein, producing MTPPPYLYHALLRPSILQILRAAGYHGARTSVLDSVTDMAARYLDALCRLTATFAAHNNEEPETGELVPTIVDVRMALQQIGALLPEKSELEQLYNGVEDTRGVDAFVAWAAGPVNKEIKRIALDSDEATDYLNALKLKHSKNDDDSRYTGSLLGKCIEHGNVEVEGGKYHSIALWEEKMKEAARRPPSQPQPQEEDKPEGINGDREDSRPPSSGLSSIGDQSLADPMDLE from the exons ATGACACCCCCaccatacctctaccacgCCCTCCTCCGGCCTTCGATTCTCCAGATCCTCCGCGCAGCCGGCTACCACGGCGCCCGCACCTCTGTCCTCGACTCAGTAACTGATATGGCCGCCCGCTACCTGGACGCACTCTGTCGCCTCACAGCCACCTTCGCCGCGCACAATAACGAAGAGCCCGAGACGGGCGAGCTGGTACCAACGATAGTCGACGTGCGCATGGCCCTGCAGCAAATCGGCGCTCTGTTACCCGAGAAATCGGAACTGGAACAGCTGTATAACGGCGTGGAAGACACTCGGGGAGTGGACGCCTTTGTCGCGTGGGCAGCAGGTCCGGTCAACAAGGAGATCAAGAGGATAGCGCTTGACAGTGACGAGGCGACGGATTATCTCAATG CTCTCAAGCTAAAACACAGCAaaaacgacgacgactctCGCTACACGGGCTCGCTCCTCGGCAAATGCATCGAACACGGCAACGTCGAGGTGGAAGGTGGTAAATACCACAGCATCGCACTatgggaggagaagatgaaggaagCTGCGCGACGACCGCcatcacaaccacaaccccaagaagaagacaagccAGAGGGCATCAACGGCGACAGGGAAGATTCGCGCCCGCCAAGCTCCGGGCTGAGCTCGATTGGCGACCAGAGCTTAGCCGACCCCATGGACTTGGAATGA
- a CDS encoding glycosyl hydrolase, producing MSTAGATQSAEAQMRRRCGGYLPIESYGLIGNMRTCALVGMDGSVDFMCWPEFDSPSVFCRLLDKDKGGYFIIHPSAHLGCTTKQQYLPSSNILQTRYIHEDGVVDLVDFFPRPMKTQTVIKGLKASAYREMTSVQEELKQWLVRRVECIRGKFSLDVEIFPAFEYATEPHTTTILQEENIPFATESKTVTFHSKNVKLQLDVSIDRGEEEYHSYPTVRFRKVKKPGMLGEGVVASIDLLEGQAVSFIIRNDIPNHVTEQITNMVLDTQQHGTQTYWYNWISKCKYKGRWREVVQRSFMILKLMTYEPTGAIIAAPTFSIPEDIGGVRNWDYRFSWVRDASFTIYILLRLGFTEEADAYMKFISDQFCRSRFANGGLPIMFTIRGETDIPERELTHLDGYRGSKPVRVGNGAAFHQQFDIYGELMDGIYLYNKYGKPIHWDLWCSIREMLDYVLTILDDPDMSIWEVRNNKQHFTYSKIMLWVAFDRGLRLAEKRNFPCPNRAKWLVARDSLYEEIMEKSYNKEMKCFVQSYENQTILDSSILIAPLVFFIAPNDPRFLNTMDRIMLPPEKGGLTSTGLVYRYDTEQSEDGVGGREGAFSMCTFWLVEALTRASVYEPKYMVRAINLFENMLSFSNHLMMFSEEISRSGEQLGNTPQAFSHLALISAAFNLDRVCEFNH from the exons ATGTCCACCGCGGGAGCAACACAGAGCGCCGAAGCTCAAATGAGGAGACGCTGCGGAGGTTATCTTCCTATCGAAAGCTATGGCCTGATTGGCAACATGAGGACATGCGCCCTCGTGGGCATGGATGGCAGTGTGGACTTTATGTGCTG GCCTGAATTTGATTCACCTTCCGTCTTCTGCCGTTTGCTGGATAAGGACAAAGGAGGCTACTTCATCATACATCCTTCTGCCCATCTCGGATGCACAACCAAGCAGCAATACCTGCCTTCTTCGAACATTCTTCAAACCAGGTACATCCATGAGGATGGTGTCGTTGATCTTGTCGATTTCTTCCCCAGGCCCATGAAAACCCAGACTGTCATCAAAGGACTGAAGGCGAGTGCCTACCGTGAGATGACAAGCGTCCAGGAGGAGTTGAAGCAATGGCTGGTCCGCCGTGTCGAATGTATCCGTGGAAAGTTCTCTTTGG ACGTCGAAATCTTCCCTGCGTTCGAGTATGCCACAGAGCCGCATACCACCACAATTCTACAGGAAGAAAACATACCCTTTGCTACCGAGAGCAAGACTGTGACGTTTCACAGCAAGAACGTCAAGCTCCAGCTTGATGTCAGCATTGatagaggagaggaagagtaCCATAGCTATCCAACCGTCCGCTTCAGGAAGGTAAAGAAACCCGGCATGCTTGGTGAAGGTGTTGTTGCCAGCATCGACCTGTTGGAAGGCCAAGCCGTCTCATTCATTATTCGCAACGACATCCCCAATCACGTCACGGAGCAAATCACAAACATGGTTCTGGACACTCAGCAGCACGGTACTCAGACCTACTGGTACAACTGGATCTCAAAGTGCAAGTACAAGGGCCGTTGGCGCGAGGTTGTTCAAAGGAGCTTCATGATTCTGAAGCTCATGACATACGAACCGACCGGAGCCATCATCGCTGCTCCAACATTCTCCATTCCTGAAGATATTGGCGGTGTCCG CAACTGGGACTACCGGTTTTCATGGGTCCGCGACGCCTCCTTCACCATCtacatcctcctccggctCGGCTTCACCGAGGAGGCCGATGCGTACATGAAGTTCATCAGCGACCAGTTCTGTCGTTCGCGCTTCGCCAACGGCGGCTTACCCATCATGTTCACGATCCGGGGCGAGACGGACATTCCCGAGCGGGAGCTGACACATCTGGACGGGTACCGGGGCAGCAAGCCGGTGCGGGTGGGCAACGGGGCGGCCTTCCACCAGCAGTTCGACATCTACGGCGAGCTCATGGATGGCATTTACCTGTATAACAAGTACGGCAAGCCAATCCACTGGGACCTGTGGTGCTCGATCCGCGAGATGCTCGACTACGTGCTCACCATCCTCGACGACCCGGATATGTCCATCTGGGAGGTGCGCAACAACAAACAGCACTTTACTTACTCTAAGATCATGCTGTGGGTCGCCTTTGACCGCGGCTTGCGTCTGGCTGAGAAAAGGAATTTCCCGTGCCCCAACCGGGCCAAGTGGCTTGTGGCTAGGGATTCATTGTACGAGGAGATCATGGAGAAGTCGTACAACAAGGAGATGAAGTGCTTCGTGCAAAGCTACGAGAATCAGACGATCCTGGACTCATCCATCCTCATCGCGCCGCTCGTGTTCTTTATCGCGCCCAACGACCCGCGATTCTTGAACACCATGGACCGTATTATGCTACCCCCTGAAAAGGGTGGGTTGACCAGCACCGGCCTGGTATACCGTTATGACACCGAGCAATCAGAAGATG GCGTTGGAGGCCGCGAAGGTGCCTTCTCCATGTGCACCTTCTGGCTCGTCGAAGCCTTGACGCGCGCCAGCGTCTACGAGCCCAAGTACATGGTGCGGGCCATCAACCTGTTTGAGAACATGCTCAGCTTCTCGAACCACCTGATGATGTTCTCCGAGGAGATCTCGCGCAGCGGCGAGCAGCTGGGCAACACGCCGCAGGCTTTCAGCCACTTGGCGCTCATCAGCGCCGCTTTTAACCTCGATCGCGTATGCGAGTTCAACCATTAA
- a CDS encoding RNP domain-containing protein: MTYSSYPQAAGYQQQAAYGYGTPGTGSYSTPPQIRNPFPVPNAAPTAGHHGHHHDANYDPVEAAQIAAWQSAYMPKDPNDPNNAVNKVGGAGSVPGARAAAGAYGAGAAQYGAAYGAAMDPAAAAAAAAAGAAGTSTDPYAAHNGSGATGADGEKKKTVVREGGGKKWTDDTLLEWDPSHLRLFVGNLAGETTDESLLKAFSRWKSVQKAKVVRDKRTTKSKGFGFVSFSDPEDFFQAAKEMNGKYIQSHPVVVHKAKTEIKPTVLKDDRKGGKWKDKKNNQNKEKKSRSGMGAGVGHDGGGSSGGAGGGYEPHLGPAHGSGVTKPGQKTKGGLKLLG; the protein is encoded by the coding sequence ATGACATACAGCAGTTACCCCCAAGCAGCAGGCTATCAACAACAAGCCGCATACGGATACGGCACCCCCGGCACCGGCAGCTATTCCACCCCGCCCCAGATCCGCAACCCCTTTCCCGTTCCGAACGCCGCCCCGACCGCTGGCCACCATGGTCATCACCATGACGCCAATTACGACCCCGTCGAGGCGGCGCAGATAGCGGCGTGGCAGAGCGCGTACATGCCCAAAGACCCCAACGACCCCAACAATGCCGTCAACAAGGTGGGCGGTGCCGGCAGCGTTCCCGGTGCGCGCGCTGCAGCCGGCGCCTACGGTGCAGGCGCCGCTCAGTACGGAGCCGCTTACGGTGCAGCGATGGATCCCGCGGCCGCCGCGGCCGCCgcggcagcaggagcagcggGAACATCAACCGACCCCTACGCAGCCCATAACGGCAGCGGTGCGACGGGCGCCGacggcgagaagaagaagacagtAGTGCGCGAAGGCGGCGGCAAGAAGTGGACAGACGACACCTTGCTTGAATGGGACCCCTCGCACCTGCGTCTCTTCGTGGGCAACCTAGCAGGCGAGACAACAGATGAGTCGCTCCTCAAGGCCTTTTCACGCTGGAAGAGCGTGCAAAAAGCGAAAGTGGTGCGCGACAAGCGGACGACCAAGAGCAAAGGGTTCGGGTTTGTCAGCTTTAGTGACCCCGAGGACTTTTTCCAGGCGGCGAAGGAAATGAATGGCAAGTATATCCAGAGTCatccggtggtggtgcacaAGGCCAAGACGGAGATCAAGCCGACGGTGCTGAAGGATGATCGAAAGGGCGGCAAATGGAAGGATAAGAAGAATAATCAgaataaggagaagaagagccgTAGTGGGATGGGCGCCGGTGTGGGTCATGATGGAGGCGGCAGTAGTGGTGGCGCGGGCGGCGGGTATGAGCCGCATCTTGGACCTGCGCATGGCAGTGGAGTGACCAAGCCTGGTCAGAAGACTAAAGGCGGATTAAAGTTGCTTGGCTGA